Proteins from one Drosophila gunungcola strain Sukarami chromosome 3R, Dgunungcola_SK_2, whole genome shotgun sequence genomic window:
- the LOC128259424 gene encoding elongation of very long chain fatty acids protein F, which yields MLEVFDKPYADPVQLPLVGSLRSSVFILTVYLLFVLKLGRNLMEKHEALQLRGVLKVYNIGQVLFNTLIFVWGFHHIFVSRPYNLSCMTVLPQDHELKSTERTLAYLYHLNKLLDLMDTIFFVLRKKPRQITFLHVFHHVFMVITSHLLIRFYGFGGHVFLICMFNVLVHMVMYGYYYASSQSRNVQESLWWKKYLTLGQLVQFFLMFLHCAYTYLQPNCSASRGVIYVISSASAFMFVMFSKFYIKTYIRPKVVKSRAKAN from the exons ATGTTGGAAGTGTTTGACAAGCCCTATGCGGATCCTGTCCAGCTGCCGCTGGTAGGCAGTTTACGGTCTTCGGTGTTCATACTGACGGTTTACCTGCTGTTTGTTCTCAAACTGGGCAGGAATCTGATGGAAAAGCATGAGGCTCTCCAGCTGCGCGGTGTCCTCAAGGTCTACAACATAGGACAAGTCCTTTTCAACACTCTGATATTTGTTTGG gGATTTCATCATATATTCGTGTCCAGGCCGTACAACCTGAGTTGCATGACTGTCCTGCCGCAGGATCACGAACTGAAGTCCACGGAGAGGACATTGGCCTACCTGTACCACCTGAACAAGTTGCTCGACCTGATGGACACCATCTTCTTTGTGCTGCGCAAGAAACCGCGGCAGATCACCTTTCTGCACGTGTTCCACCATGTTTTCATGGTAATAACGTCGCATCTGTTGATTCGGTTCTACGGCTTCGGCGGTCACGTCTTCCTGATCTGCATGTTCAACGTTCTGGTGCACATGGTCATGTACGGCTACTACTACGCCTCCTCGCAGAGCAGGAATGTCCAGGAGAGCCTCTGGTGGAAGAAGTACCTCACCCTGGGCCAGCTGGTGCAGTTCTTCCTGATGTTCCTCCACTGCGCCTACACCTATCTCCAGCCCAACTGCTCGGCCTCGCGGGGCGTCATATACGTCATAAGTTCGGCCAGCGCCTTCATGTTTGTGATGTTCTCCAAGTTTTACATAAAGACCTACATTCGACCGAAGGTGGTCAAGTCCAGGGCCAAGGCCAACTGA